One Macadamia integrifolia cultivar HAES 741 unplaced genomic scaffold, SCU_Mint_v3 scaffold3440, whole genome shotgun sequence DNA segment encodes these proteins:
- the LOC122068138 gene encoding putative protein TPRXL, which translates to MTEAIVLHLQNDGSTRTSSPNFDLMLEVATDASHHSCHGGRFSSSSPSLRQREQYPRAQREQNPRSQQPPPATSSSPSPATRATTSSHRLRHLLLQQQERQQPTTSSPSPAARVKTTSSHKPSPATSSPPVERATTASNHSLQRLLLLQQERQQPAATACYVLPSGSKSDNNQLSSFYSLLRLFSATSALWLSSL; encoded by the exons atgacgGAAGCAATCGTACTTCATCTCCAAAATGATGGAAGCACCCGTACTTCGTCTCCCAACTTTGATCTCATGCTTGAAGTGGCCACTGACGCAtcccatcatagttgtcatg gcggtcgattttcttcttcttctccttctctccgcCAAAGAGAACAATACCCTCGAGCTCAAAGAGAACAAAACCCTCGAAGCCAGCAGCCACCGCCTGcgacttcttcttctccttctccggcaacaAGAGCGACAACCAGCAGCCATCGCCTGCGACATCTTCTCCTTCAGCAGCAAGAGCGACAACAGCCTACGacgtcttctccttctccggcagcaagagtGAAAACAACTAGCAGCCATAAGCCATCGCCTGCGACGTCTTCTCCTCCGGTAGAAAGAGCGACAACAGCCAGCAACCACAGCCTACAACGTCTTCTCCTCCTGCAGCAAGAGCGACAACAGCCAGCAGCCACCGCTTGCTACGTCTTACCctccggcagcaagagcgacaacaaccag CTCTCCTCCTTCTATTCTCTGCTCCGGTTATTCTCTGCAACCTCTGCCCTCTGGCTCTCTTCTCTT